The genome window cacatgtatacctgtggcggattcatgttgatgtatggcaaaaccaggacaatattgtaaagttaaaaaatcaaataaaaaataataaaataaaatacacacaaaacaataaaaaaaaagtaattttaaacagtgaggctagaaaagacagaatctaaggataataatcaagtgatagagaataataatgatttagccattagtcaaattcaagggtctttagttcctcctcaagggccatcaataacatcctgagcattatcctatgaacagttttagagatgccaaagccccagccaggctgaaagttaagtacagagaccacagagtagttgaaaccagacagttaaaagattttattgcagaggccagtagaccaattttgcttgggtaacagtactgaatatgaaaaatgtgtgtatagaagggtgataaatcacttgtatttcagaaaccaagtagatttattgatgtgatttttctgtgtaaaaattctttaggaatgagattttgcatgcttcgtggttttggttactatttctgtaagcaggctgtatttttaagttgatgctgaagtaaaccctagctgaacatcacctttcaatggctaggagaccagtgattttgtgatgtcacagctaccctttgattgctaggagacaagtgattttgtgatgtcacagccttttgactttgaggacctctgcgatgatctagagagtttctctctgttggccagccaagcaatttttgaagtagtggtcagtaaaatcagacaaatgagaaaaggatctgaagaaagatttctctgagatggcacatataccttcagaaattcaagatgggcctcctaaggatgaatcaactgattcagaaacctccattagatctttgtatgattatacacttactagggactcagttttgagatctatgattgaagaatatgcttttcaggctttgtctgaggatcttgtgataaaaaggccatgctacaaatattctgtatctgaaacagatgaggtgactaattttctttcactcacctttccacaaaaactttggaatatagttgaaagtgatcagtttgaatctatttggtgggatgagagaggcacatgtatagtgatccacgaagaactctttaagaaagaagtcttggaaagaaaggcacctttcagaatatttgaaaccaagagtatgaagagtttaattcgacagcttaacttttatggatttagtaaaaagcgacaaacttttcaaagatctgcttcactacctgtctttctggaagaagaaaacaacatctctcttttgagtaaggtattccaacattttcacttattggcaatatgtaagatgaaatcatgtgacctagaaagcacatttacatatgtagctaaaaccgaatttaaacttgagctaacaaatcgttaaaaagttttattttttgaagttgagaacagatggatatgttaaaatattggatgtttgacaaactttcctagcactgtgaaaccagatataagtcctgaagcaacttaaagtggtatttactgtatatataaaatatatttttcattgaggatcatattctttctaacatgttacctgttaaactactaatggaggtgttttatttgatgctatttagttggtttcattaaaggaatacatttttataacttagctttgcttgtcagttttaccttggtttataaagaaactaaataatgtaatcctttgattttagttacagacctactataatccaaatttcaaaagagatcatcctcaacttttattaagagtgcaaagaagagaaagaagagttgggattaataatgtgtctcaaatatcttcattagtgcaagataacaagaagcatgttaaagcaagtgtcaacgaagatgatcgtaactctgaatttattccagaaattagtagagagagcacattttcagcctccacaagtttacctgtgcctttcatacaaaagcctcataccatccagattgtcactaatacaaatgccctatctccatgtgacttacctaaccacccatcaccaatatcggttagacaaacagaacagattttggtaaatcaacctgctgttttaaaaaagttgagcatttttaattggcattcacatagcagctacactcaagtaaatggccccattgaggactttgctactacaactacatctacttctcagaaccacattgtatccccattacagagcacttattctggactgatggtggagccttctaaatttccagtcaggcatagtgatatgtcaggccatgacaatccttttcctaacctgcaagagacaggcaactcgtggttctcagtgccaacaagcacttacacatctgcttcctctctttcaagtcaactcatcaacaatcaccattatatggaaaccatgctaattaaaactgacctaccaaatacgtgtcagattatggagcctaaggaagattgaacgttactttgggagatgtcaacaaatacctaccattcctgtatttgaacaataaatttacatgttcatcttcatagtttcattttcaatttttaaacaaagaagagaaaatgaggctttagttcattggtttactattttactgcatggtattccaaactcttcagttcaagaaagcattcgttatgcatcctaggtaaatgacacctgatataatatttgtaagcaagaaaatgagaagcaagggaaaagaggtaatggatgtaaagtgatttctgaaatcatccctgctgaaatgaaggggtgtctaaattaggatggtatgggtgaagaaagagatgcaaataaaattagataaataaaaatacacagtatgatcttcagcacattcacatattatattctattagttactggtagagtcttaaagattagacagcagattgttttcattatagaaattaattttgtccctgaaaatatagatattgtagtacatccaaaatcatgatcacaattataccatcactgtgatagaaaagatagcatgatataatcagtgactggcccatggtcagcacacgttatgtactttacaagtggtattctatagggtcatatttgcgctgctgtccttaaggtatgtcttcatttcctgacaccaagattccaccctataatttcaaatgcatgtttagatattgcttatctgtccccatagagacagaataaattcctggtcattactgcagcacatcagcatggttacaaagttcttggaagacatgatatctgttttccttagtcatttcattatctttctcttctgaagctacaatcacaaattattttcagtcatgctaagccctcggagagggcaatgacaccacgctccagtactcttgcctggaaaatcctatggtcagaggagccaggtaggctgcagtccatggggtcgctaagagttggacacgactcagcgacttcactttcacttttcactttcatgcattggagaagaaaatggcaacccactccagtgtccgtgcctggagaatcccagggatgtgggggcctgttgggctgccgtctatggggtcgcctagagtcaaacacaactgaagtgacttacctaaccttaccttaccttatgctaagccccttctaacaactatttcttgcggttggaaggaactactgtttgccctcctacgaaggagagtacagatatcttcaatgtgttttgggtctaccctctttatgtatctttcacaacagctgaaacatagagcctgaaaatgacacattttaagtgcttactgaattatcaataaagaaatgtaataaccaatcaaatgctctacacattactcaacaacattctatagcctgcactactatcataattcacctttcctattgactgagaaaattttccaagttgataaatatttattttatttacatggatgtaagaattctcaggaggcatgtattccgatgtttggaagaatattccacgttttgatgtgactttttgtgtgtgtgtcgttttgttgtgtcagtcaaagtctttggcatagtcaaataagagtagctgctttcctggagttctcttgccttttggaggacccaacgggtgttgacaattgaatctcgggttcctctgccctttataaatccagcttgaacatctgggagctcatggttcacattctgttgaagcctggcttggggaattctgagcagttctgggcaagtgtgtcagacatgtgcaattaagtggtagtttggacattctttggattgcctttctttgtggttggaatgaaaactgaccatttccagtcctctggccactgctgagtctcccaaacttgctggcatatggagggcagcacattcatatcatcatcttttagaatgtgaaatatctcaactgaattccatcacctccacaagctttgttggtcgttatgcttcctaagtcccactagacttcacattccaggacatcgggtcctcaggtgaatgatcacaccatcgtgcttaactgggtcatgaagatcttttgtgcacatttcatccatgtattcttcccacctcttcttaatagtttctgttttggctacatccataccatttctgtcctttattgtgcccatgattgcatgacattttcccttggtatctgtgattttcttgaagagatcagtagactttccagttctattgatttgctttatttattgacattgataactgagggtggttttacctctccttgcaattctttggggatcttcatccaaatgtgtataattttcttttcttttctttttatgtgctatccagatttattattatataaatacagattgagaggaagcagttaacatttattttctatttgaacacatgttccaaattgattaaaacaatgaatcaaaatattttgcattttaaaattaaataaaaacatttataggtgttgcaaaattgtcctttaacacggctggcaggaagaatgatgaaaacattccagaaatagtgtcaatagttacacaacactgtgaatgttcatttttccctctaaggtttgctttattttattttattttttaattttacaatatcatattagttttgccatatatcaaaatgaatcttccacagatatacatgtgttccccatcctgaaacctcctccctcctccatccccataccatccctctgggtcatcccagtgcaccagccccaagcatccagtattgtgcatggaacctggactggtgactcatttcatatatgacattatacatgtttcaatgccattctcccaaatcatcccaccctctccctctcccacagagtccaaaagacagttatatacatctgtgtctcttttgctgtctcctctcagtgaactccgggaattggtgatggacagagaggcctgccatgctgcaattcatggggtcacaaagagtcggacaggactgagtgactgatctgatctgatctgatacagggttattgttttctttttcccctttttgtttagcttcgctcctcttctcagctctttgtgaggcctcgtaactttaccatttttcatttctttttcatgtggatggtcttgatcactttttcctatacgatatcactaacctccatccataggtcttcaggcactcatctgtcagatagaatcccctgcatctatttatcaattccactgtctaatcataagggttttgattttacatgtgtaaaatatattattccctatttcttatagggaaatcttcacccagatttttatcaaagaaatacagaaaactctatatggtattcaggatatacatgaaatatagctgtttgatgtttgcggtttagctcagatcttaatttctgaatgatgggaaattctctttcatgtgtacaaatctggaaaatgtttcacttgtgaacaattgagaattcatatttcatatgagaacatttctccccagattgtcaaatgggaaatacacagaattccgaatctcatatcagaataccttccaaacattcttgatgaaaagatagagaatttcagagcccaagcatgaaaatctgtgggaaaattctatatttcttgtaggaaaattaacacaggtttttcaaatggtaaatagacagtattcaatatttcatgaaggaaagacctcacaaatattttcaaatgacaaatatgaaaaaattcatgtttcatgtgaccatttgtggatatgtgaaacagacatttttgtatttcctgtcaaagaatctgcatccatattttcataattctaatgtaaaaaaattccacattttctgcagaatatttcgtgtccgtacattcatgtatgatgtacagagaattcgtactttacgttggaaaatctttctccagatttgtatatgtgaataatggagaatttcatgtttcacaccctgaaatctttatctaggttttcatatgtgaaactgagaatttcatcttttatgtaggactatctcatttcagatgtctatatttgaaacagataatactttcatcaagaggcgccttaattattatatttcttctgtcattttggtgttgtcactgggataactaaggttattcatatctcccacataaattcggtttctaatttgagattcatctagatttttattttttcatggtgttctctgcacagaagttaaataatcaggacaacaatatatagctttgacttgttcctttcccaattttgaattagttcattgtcccctgtccagttctaactgctgcacctttactagcatacacgattcccaggagacatataaggtattcttgtattcttatctctaagaattttacaaaattatgtttctttctttctttctttctttttttttttttttttggtttgtgtgtgatccacagtgtccaagtcattagcagagacagttaagcagatatagatgattgtatgctatctccttgcttattctgtgatacaaacatcaattcatgtgtacctcttataattaaataactaactacacattcctggtttttctttttttttcaattttattttttggtcattgctgtcgttttctctcttttttcaagtagtcaagtaccaactggtaatttcctatgagcttgccatcttattatacaataattaaattatgcccatggaagtctcacctttgatatctactgaatggaattgcgctttgagatctgaagttagacatttgtacgctgggaaaatgtcaggaacgttcaaaaaatagctagagatattcaagtgctgcctttttgagcccaattttgctattatattttatgtggaaagttctgcatttcttcatgctgatgacaattcctcattaagagaaatttccaagggggaaagaaaaaaagacaacacaatatgcttgattgcatattgaaagtcaaagtagtaccagttacgtgtgtacgtaagcaatgtcccatcaaacagattgattcatggcaactaatgtttcatgtttttctgtcaaggaaaaaataataattgagctttccaggaaaaactgagaagttccaagaaggcagaaatgtaggcagatgtgaaatgcaactctctcaataaatggatcacaaataatacttctgcaaggacaatagttctcccacagcatcaaatagcagaagaccctgctcaccagagtgtcccatgtgggttccagacatacctgagtgaaaaggaattaagaagggatttagagggatcctgggagaggactgctgttgactatgtggaaatggcctgaTGGAGCAGGTACAAGTcattgtgtagcagggaataccttttgagaattcccaaactgccaaagcgactgtactgtgtcacactcaggaggcagagataccttggtagcgcctcaccttcccacccgttaacacctactataaggcaatagagaaagaccagcagaagtaccactcatgctcctgcaaacacaggctagaaaaggatcccattcaggcaaaacctcttctgcctatggctgctggctcctattcataactagcaccaccatgtttccagaattccaagcagctgtaccttaaccttctgtgctcatcatggcagaccccagtgcaccacaagtgtctcaagtcagacacatttggtgaccacatgtgaggaaggatgaaatttacacctgaggcccagggacagagccattaagagagaggattatgaatcttccatccagttgtgcatgctgcagattaaatacacaggattaatgatgcagaccctgtgtctatggattacatccaaagctgagaagaggtcgaaaaaaaaaaaaatgcccaggctcaggcagctataagaacgcacaggaattatagcagttttgagtctgaggtgcccttagagatatccagaatccagttctctccatctttggagaacttcccaaagaggtgtaattgtcctctggcccatgttgagcactaggacactcacagatgagacacaaggaaatatgtattattcttttgatgcattgaattgttgtgttgtttgtgcactatttttctcagttgtatgcttctttgttactacacattgatttgatcttgaagattatttcaactatatttttattttttgtatagctatttctacttttactttggtttcctattttctgtgcctttaattgctgttgcatcacttcattctttaacatgggtatgcatttctatattaactgtggttttctgttattctgtgggggctgtcctgctcttcttgtcagatttgctttctttatttttcagttggcactctactctggtggtgttttttgccttgagatttacttgattggctctcattatgaatctgttgtcttctctgtagtgtttattgcttgtggcaccttttacttatttatttaccatttatctatgttacttttttaatctcctcaatctatcactatggtattgtagttctctgggcataagttgggcctgatattttctgctgtcatcatctgagagggtaacaggcaggaaggctggggtctccaaatgaaggatttggcctgaaagtatcagacatttttatctctcttaagtagcaggaggaaacaaactagcaatattttttttttctgtctttatacaaatttaaaaggaggtttctcttaaaatgttatattgccagaatgacacctggtttcatctgaagttaactattctcaaaccttgagataaccaatgcatttttcttatggaaatgtttgtcttaaactatgctaatgtactatgcttttaccccaaactctgttcttaagtcagttcctcctaatggctcagaacctacttgacaaaccagtatgtcatactcagatagtattccctaatctatgtaaatgaatcatttgtatggtaatctatccttcttcaagacaatcattttatggcccgggatgaatcatctgatgccaagattatcccaaaattcatcttatgtgtgagggggcctggtaccactctgagttttaaaacattcctttctttcattaacagactactagtgactatataatatccagttgaagactagcaggagggtactctttctgccccattctgatgcctatatgagaagttttctctatctcattgatattttaataaaattttattatacaaagctctgagtgatccagccttatctctggccccagattgaattcctctcctctggaggccaagaatcccagctctttgcattccattacaacctttcacactgagaccaggatcatgggacactagagaattcctgtctacactgattattaactggtgacagtctcgttgaaggcctctttcttaatctcagatatacggcacccaactgcctacacaacccagggctgatgcctcacactacacaacaagcaagacagaaaaacgcaaccaatcttcagcaaatagactgcctaatgtcagactaattctatagacatctacaaatgacatgaacagatatggtatcaccattagagacggaagactcaactgcagattcaagaacatagttgtcagtctctccaactgcaaagcccacactagacactcaactaattttatcaatttggagtggagacgaggagcaataactattacgcagaagtttgggaagaaatgatgaggaacgcagtagggaaatgtgaagtcagagaaatatgttgtaggcaaaggaatgtggtaaaaactcaaaacataacgaaagaaaaagtaggcaggctccttgaaaataagttggatgttgtggtagtaaaggtcataaaacattctagaaatggaatggggaaaagacgataaacatttctatagggactagaaaaatgaataagtaacagacactcaacaacacacacacaaaaaaagactttggcctcctatatgctaatacacactgttgtacagcagaagccaacacaacactggaaagaaactatcctccaatttagaaataaagtttaaaatgaaacacaagtgttcaaaggcacacgagaccagacaaagttaattgatacgtatagtacatttcactgaagcagagcagaatacacactttttctaaagtgaaaataaaatatcttcaagatatatcacaaaatggatctcaaatcaagccttgataaatttgagatagtggtaatggtattaatctttttttttttttttaaccacaaccttatgatttacatagcagaatttgcaggtgaggactgtgagaaacatgaatccatgtagatgaataaatacaactgtacatggccaagagatcactcatgaaatgtgagagaaaatgaaagaaaaatcttagaagaaaataatatttaaaacatgattatccaaaagttatggagcatgctaaagcagtaaaagagtgaagttgataaattctacacatctcaagtaatcaacataacctacaatctaaagcatttagagaaagaagaaaaatcagggaaaattccccaaagtgaatagaaggggaaaaaatgataaaaatcaaagcagaaattaaaaaaaaaaaagaaatgataaaaaaaaaaatagccaaaatcagtatcactaaaaagggtctcttggagaggagaagtaaaatagacaaatcatgatacagacttatcaagacaaagaggacaacaaatccatcaatttgacatgacaaaggatgacattatgactgatataacagaaataacaaagagtcataagggactacagcaaacaactataagtcaataaaatttagaatttgagccatggacaaatactaagaaattcagctaattttgtttttagctgaaaaaaaaaaaaaaaacagaaaatatgaacagagcaattacaagcactaagattgaaactgtgatgaaaaaatttccagttggcaaacttaaactccagaaagcttcacagggaaattttatgaaccagtcagagaactgctggcacatgcacttctgaaacgcttccaaaactctagagtggaaggaaaacccagaagtcatcttacaagttcaccatcaccctgatatcaaccccgagataacacagaaaaagaaagttagagactaatatctcatagatgaacagaggcaaacatccttaccaaaatatgagcaaaaaattccaccaataccataaaaggattggacaccataattaagtgtggggtttattcaagatatggaaacattcttcaatagttgcatatcaatgtatagtcaaggtttaaaaccatatgattacctcaatagttggtgacagtttttgaaataattcaacaagtgtttgtgatagaagctcttcaaaaactgaacatagaaaaaacgacctcaacttaacaaaggcacacagatcaaaagtacaacaacatatcacctcacaccattccaaatggccatcatttaaaaaaaacacaacaacaggggaatgccctgttggtccagtggctaagacaccatgatccctatgcaggggtcccaggtttgatccctggtcatggaattgaattccacacagagcaattgaggtttgtggcaaccaaataaagaagtaataaatatatgtgtgtgcatattaatgcatttaagtggaatccagaaaacagatgctgagtaaaccatttggagtgtaggaagagatgcagtcatggaaaacagacttgtggacacagtgcaggaaggacataccaagtatgtagtagatagctattgctatgcagtgctctagtggaattggttttggagtaggagaggaggcccaagtgggagatcggaggactgctcaaaagggaggctcacctgt of Bos taurus isolate L1 Dominette 01449 registration number 42190680 breed Hereford chromosome Y, ARS-UCD2.0, whole genome shotgun sequence contains these proteins:
- the LOC132344667 gene encoding heat shock transcription factor, Y-linked-like, coding for MAHIPSEIQDGPPKDESTDSETSIRSLYDYTLTRDSVLRSMIEEYAFQALSEDLVIKRPCYKYSVSETDEVTNFLSLTFPQKLWNIVESDQFESIWWDERGTCIVIHEELFKKEVLERKAPFRIFETKSMKSLIRQLNFYGFSKKRQTFQRSASLPVFLEEENNISLLSKLQTYYNPNFKRDHPQLLLRVQRRERRVGINNVSQISSLVQDNKKHVKASVNEDDRNSEFIPEISRESTFSASTSLPVPFIQKPHTIQIVTNTNALSPCDLPNHPSPISVRQTEQILVNQPAVLKKLSIFNWHSHSSYTQVNGPIEDFATTTTSTSQNHIVSPLQSTYSGLMVEPSKFPVRHSDMSGHDNPFPNLQETGNSWFSVPTSTYTSASSLSSQLINNHHYMETMLIKTDLPNTCQIMEPKED